CCTCCACAGACTCTTTCACATTATGTCCCATTCATTTGAAATGGTTTTTGCTGTCAAAGGAAAAATGGATGGAAGATGCAGTAATACTTAGCAAGGAATCACTTCCTTTTCCCACTTGTTCCATAAAGTGCCTGCACTATAATACATGAACACTGGAGCAGAACGTAGGTTCATGCTACATGCTTGTGCGCGTACATACATCTCTCTTCCCAGTCACAGCACAACTGGCTTTCATGATGCAAACACAGAGTTCAAATATTACGCACCAAAACTTGAATGGCAATTTCTAACCGTTATGTTCTGAAGattcatattttcaaatgcttATGTGAACAAATAACTTTACACTCAACTGAGCCCAACAAAGAAGTTTTGCAAGCTCAAGATGCACTGTTTTTCCCCCACTAGAAcaatctgtttttcagtgctaCCTGAATGATATTTTCAAAGGTCCACAAAATTCATCCACCCAGCAACTgacctgcattttcttctttttgttgctgttttatttcatatacACAGTTTTGTGAAATACCTAATTTTTTTGGCCAGATTGGGATAGGTAAGATTCTTTGGCCCCTTGGAAACTGTTCTTGTCCAGAAACCTATGACAGACAACAGGAGCTTTTTTCAGATataaatcagatttaaaaaaaacaaacaaacccaaaaccaaaaaaacccaacaaaaaaaaattgaaattaatggACATATTTTGTTAAGTTTAACATTTTAAGTAAAGAAAAGCCCCCACCCCttcaaataaatcttttatAACAGCTTGTCAAATCTCTGTAAAACTAGTAATACCCTTTATGTACACACCCTTTGTTTATGCTCTGCCAAGTTTTTTGCAACTACCCAACTTTTCAAGATAGTTCTTGTGACACAAAGCTGGGAGACTACCGATACTATCAAGAACAATTTTAGCAACACAACAGGACTGAGTACATATGGCTCCCTAGCAGACACTTTATCTTCATGATGCTTATTCTTCTGGGAGCAAATCAAGTCAAAGTGGGGCTTGAAACAACTACCCACTAGCAACAAACACCAGCGGGGctattttttcatgtgttctCATTGTATGTACTCCAATTACTTTCCATTAAATAGCATTTGACACATCCAACAGCTACACACAAGAGCTTACAACAAAAACCGTCTAAACTGAAACAGTTTAGGTTCAGCATCTAATTGCATTTTCACTTTTACAATTATTCTAGCCACTGTAATTCGAAGTTTATCTAAAGTAAGAGTCACCTTTCCATGGAGTACACAGTAGGTATTTGATTAAATAATTACTTTACTCTACTTAAAGACTGGGACACTTGCACACAGTGATACAGACATCCTATGGATAACCGTATTTCAAGAACAATTCATTTGTTTGcaggtttttaatttcagaatgcTAGAAGCAGACACAGTATTCTGTAAGGCACAGTTAATAAACCCCAAGCTTATTTTAGCATCTCCACAGTAActtttgctttgcagactgTGTAAAGGGCACTAAGATTGGTACTGCAATGGAAATAATCACAGCTATGGCATGCTAGCACCACTGAATCAAGTATTTCCCTTTAATCAGCATTAacctttttttgtaaaaagtgAAAAGCATAGCCTACCTTCCCTATAGCAAGTCCTTCATAATTTAACTTTCCTTCCTTTATAAATCTGTACAATGGAGAACCAGGAACAGAATTGAAGTCACCACAGATGATAATTGGACAGAAGGTACCATCCTTCTGAGGGGCAACACTAGCAATCTCTGCCAGGAGCATTGCAAGCTGGGTCAGTTTGATGTCCCCTCGCCTTGGGTTATACAGTAGATGTGTATTGGCTATACAGATTGCAGCATTAGTTTTACAGTGAAATCTAGGCTGCAAAAGCAACACCAGTCCAACGTTGTCCCTGTCCAAGAGTGGAATATCGTGGCGAAAAAATTCCACGGGGTTTGATGAAATCAGGCTAAATTTGGAAGTTTTGAAACAAATAGCACAGCCATCAGGTTTTCTCCCTGTCCTCATTTTATACTCACAGTGATACCCTGCAAGAAAggcaattaaaaacataaaatatcaTTGTATAAATagagattattaaaaaaataaaagattagaAAAACGTTCATGCTACTTTTCTCACATGGCTATCAACACCCAGTTTGAAGTACCAAAGATTACGTGAAGTGCACATAGAAAAAGCGAACACGAGTCTTTCTGTCCTGTCTAGCTTCAGTTTAGATACTACAGGAAACCTGCTCTCATACTTTTTGTAACATGTAAGTATCTACATACTTTAAAGATACCGAGCATGTTCTCCTCTActcacatggaaaaaaaccaaaccaaaccaaccaaaaaaccccacaaatcaCATGAAGCTGGACTTGtgtattgaatttttttctggaagttacCATGATGGTTTAGGAGTAATACCAGTAAAGCATTCCAATTGAAAGCAATAATCACTAAGTCATAAATGATTGTCTGAAGTGATTCATATAACAAAGGTATCAAACATATCTACATAATTATGTAATTATCCAGTTAGCAGCAAGTGGTGAGCTTTCAACAGGGAAAACTGAGACATTTATCAAACTACAGTATCAGAGTTCAAACAAGTGCACCTGAAAATAGCAGTTTGCCAAGTTCTTCACTTTATGTAGAGGtgaaacacagattttaatGAGACCCTACCTATGTAAGAAAAAACTAATGATCTTGAAACAGCATCTAGTTTTTGccattaaagaaaatgcttctctgcCCAATCCACACCATATGAATTTAGGCAGTACCGTCCCATGAAGTGGAGCGAGTCTACCTCCGAGCTCACACCAGCACCGGAACAAGGGATTTCCATtcctctctcccagctccagGCCATGTGCTCCTGCCACTTGTGGTGGCGCTTACTGTTTACCCATAAGCCAACAAAACTaattcagaaaagtaaaattactCCTGCTGGACCTCACCAGGGCAAAGGTCTGGTGAGTGCCCATAAACAGCgcaggagaaggggcaggaCATGTTGGGAGCtaggaggggaagaagaagagcTACAGCATGCTCCAGATACCGATGTATAGCAGCAGGAAGCTCCGATGCCCACATGAGCCTGGCCTTACAGTGCTGCTTCACATTCCAAGTGGATTTAAATCAGCACTGCCATTACTGTATCTCCTTTACAAGCACTCAAGTCTGGGAGCTAGCCTACTTCTCCAATTGACAAAGAAAGTATCAGTTCAGTGCTGCTCCTTGAACTGGCTCCTGCTGGTATCAGACAAGTACCAGTGCCAGGAAGAAAGCAGGGCCCCGAGACTGAAAGGAAGTGTGTAGGGCATAAAAGATTTAGATCAGTTTAAACCACCATGGAATCACACCCCTAGCAACATGTCCCTTCCATAAATTCACATGTGAGAGTAGTAAGACAGTGCTATTTAGGTTAACTGACAGCGGTAGTATAAAAACTAATGAATATAAACCGATCATGGGTAAAATCTAGTGCTGATATTTGGAAGGTTTCAAGCCAGAAAAAACATACCGAAAAAAGCTATCCAACAGGAATACTGGTAGAAAACACTAAGGTAGCTTCAAGAGAACACTTGATGAATTTATGAAAGGGGCTACACAACATTGTTGCATGTGATGGCAGTAGACTTGATTCTACAATCTAAGAAagtttttttgaggaaaataatactggggcaggggagaagacAATGTATTAGTCGCAAGAGTTTCATCATACCCAGGGATTCCAAACTTGACTTGATCtctgctctgtagtggtctTCTTGGACTTCTTGTAAACAGAGTACCTAAAGCAAAGGTTTACAATTAAAAGATaagtatgtaaaaatataaCTGCATCGTATCTCTGTTGGCCAGTCTGTATAGgtataaaaccaaacaaaaaatcagagGCTTTTTGCCTCCATAACCTCACAAAAGGATTCACTCTCCCATAGAAAATGCTCCTTAAAATTGTGAAGAGGGCCCAAATTCCTCCCACCCTTTCTCAGACAGACATATATTTTCAGATATGAAATCAGATTTAATCAAAATAGTGATCTGCTAATATATTCTCAGCAGTGTAGGGGAGGGCTAAATGTCAGAGCAGTGGGATGAAGAGGCCAAGGGCACACTTTTCATTAACCGCAGAGTGAACAAGCTTCCGTATTGTAACAACCTGAGCCAAAGATCATCCTCAAAATACTCTGTTAAGAGAGTTCTGAGCACCTTGGAGCCTTCTCCCTGCACACTGCAGTGATGCACGGATTTACAGCCACCTTGGGACCCTGACGTAGGACTGAGCTCCTGAAGGGCAGGTAACGAGTTAGCACTGGCTGCTGAACTGCAGCAACTAGATTCCACTTACCCACTGACACTAGCTGATTCAAGGTCTCAAAGCAGAACCAGATCTCCAGCAATATTCTGAAGTCTTTGCTTCACTTTAAGGTTACAGTTCAAAACAATGAATCTGTTAAAAGTCTATGTCCTTCAGCGAGAAATTCCTCTGCACAAAGGGCACCTGCACCTGCCAGGGTCTGTGAGCAGCTGCTTGTTGTAACTCCATGCATGCAATACAAGGCATCACCTCTTCACCCCAGTGCTGCGTTGTGTGGCTCTACAGACTTTATCAAGTACCCTGACTGAACTGCTCTTTGCTAGAGGGGCTGGCTTCAGCTCCAACCCTTTATTCCTGGAGAACAATGTTACCACCAACAGCACCAGGCTCACCAGAGTCCCTCTGCCTGATGCTCCTCCCAAAAAGGCCAGCGATGTACCTCACTGTAAAGATACGTACATATAGTATGTATAAATGTATTATGAGGAAAGGAAGAGCTTGAAGGGGACTTTAATCTCCAGCTTCTTGGCTATGTACTAacataactgcatttttcaaatagtTCAAGGCAGTTTTTCTGTCGCTTCCCTAATACAACTACTTTAATTCTTTTCAGTACTGTTTTCAGACACAAAACAGACTGGATTCCATCACCAAACACTGGCCCGAACAATGACTGAAGCAAAAAGTTTACTGACTTGACTTTCCgattaaaattaacaaatataaaggtccttaaaaaaaagaacaaaaccacccACAACCAAGAACACAGTAAGGTATTTTTTCAGACCCCAATATAAACAGAAGTTCAGAGTTATGTCTCAATAGAGAACAGCAAGATTATTCACAGGACAAATGGTGCACAGTACCAGATGAAGAGAGAAATGAACACCTGAGAGGAGTAATTTTGGATCATTCTCACATGAACACTACTAACACCTGCATCTTTCTCTCTAATCTCTAATTGAACACTAATCTCGAGAAGACAAAGATTCGCGTAGTCTTGTCACTCCAGTCCTCATAACAATCAAAAAAGTCTGCCTGCCAAATAAAGGATTCAGACATGATTCAAAATTTTCCATTACCTGGTCTAACAAATGGCTCTGAAGGATTAGAAGCCAAATTTTAGAAAGGTACTTCTGATTTACTGAACATACAGAGACTTGATGTAACTACTACACTTAAACAAATACGAAATCAAAGTTGCACATCTGGAAGTCAGAAATGCCAGTCCTGGAGGTTGCCTTAACTTGACCCTCCTGTGTGCATGCATACTATTgttcctccacagcagcctggcaTGCAAGATTAAGTGTTTGCAAATAATGACCAACGATTCAATCTTGCATATCCTTTGCACTAAACAATTTACAGCACAATTAAAAGAGACACCTTCCAGAGCTTCCTAAACTGTACAGTCCCAGAAACAGACTAACCTGGAGAAAGGTGCCCTGTTCTCCTACTCTTAAGTATCTATCCTTAGCTACCTGTTACAAACATGACACTAAACTAGGTGCACCTTTGGCCTGTGCAAGTATTGCTGTTCTTACGTTCAATGCCTTGTTTACAGCACTGAAGTGCTCTAGGCACAGACTGAGAAAGATTTATGTGAAGAAAGAAGGTTTTAGAATTATAAAAGAACTGCAGTGTATCAGCAGAGCATCAAAGCCATGTCAAAAAGACCATTCCAGGAAGTTAACGGACAAAAAAAGGCAACTATGAATGATATGTAGTGCAGAGTTTGCCTTTGCTTCAAGTTCAGATCACACAGAATACACTAACTGCACAAGCATAAATCAAAACTGCTGTTAAGCGTGACTTAACTAAAAGCTCACTTGGATTCACTAGACAGCCCACCTATTGAAATAAAGAACAGCAAGAATTTGCTCCTCCAGTTTATCAGTTCTTAAGAAATATCCACATGCTCATTTCCTACTCACATCTGCATCCAGCTGCTTGATTTCCTGTAGAATGTTGGGAAATCTGTATGTCCAGATTAACAGTCGTTGCCTGCAGTGTTTATATAGGTGGGAGTTATCTTCCAACAAATTTTGTGAGAGAATATTGTAGGACATGACTGTAAAATCAAATTTTGCCTCACTTTCTGTATTGCTTTGGTcagtttctttattttcaaagattttcaTTGTTCTACTGTGCTGACAGAAATATTCCCAGTGTCTTCTGACGGTTCCTGTTAAAAACacatgaagcagaaaaagttATGTAATAGGCCAAATGCCTTCTTACTACTCTTAGGAATCATTCTACTGACAACTACTTGTCTTTCAAATTGCTTAAGCAATTCTAAAAGCTTACTTGATTAGCAGTGATTTAAACCCTCTGTTTAAGATTAACTTTATACAAGCATCAGTAAAACAACACAAACGAAAACCCCCAATCGCAAAACCATTATGTGCCCTGGATTTCAAACTGCTTTGAAATCAGAAAACTGGCGTGTTCTAAGAAGATGGTTGTAGCCAGACTATACCGCGTTGCTCCCTGTTGAACAGCTGTCAAAGTGGTAAGCCAAACTGAGTCTGCTGACATAGTCTTACGCTGCCTTCTGCCACTACCTCCTCAGTGGAGATGGGGTATGTGACAGCCTGGGATACACCCTTTAAAGCAGCGTATGGGCATCTTGTTGATCTCCCTATCCATGGATTAACAAAGGGTTAGGAATCAACGGGTTCACCTCTAGCCTGTGTACAGTCTGAAAAATTCAGCCACAAGCTGCAACAGGATCCATTAGAGGTGTCCCCAAACAGATAAAGAACCCGATTTCCCTCAGTGAGgttgagaaattaaaaatattaatgggCTTCAGAATTACCAAGAACTTCTGAAAAGGCTTACTTTACCATTCTGCCTTTCCTAGTTCCATACTTATTAGTAGTATCATTATATGAAAGTTTATAAGAATATACCTGCCCATCATTGAGCATCccattatttttcagatatatATTTCTTCACTTAAAAAACTCCTGAACAAATACGCCTTTCAGCATTTATATCTGAACTGAACTGGACCTCAACATGCTCTCAGGTATCTGTGCTATCAACAAGTGGCAGGCTACAGCTATAGCCGTACCTGTCCTATTTGGGTAGCAGACTTCATCAGTGTGCTTACATTACTCAGAACTTTATCTAGTATTTACAATGAATACAGCAAGGCTTTAAGTACTGCTTCTACAGTGGGAGAGAGGCTGCGTTCCTCCTCAGCAGGTATTCTTCAATTACCATCATCTTACAATATGCAAACTAAAGATAACTAGGAAGGACCACACTGCTAACCACACTCTCACCATAACTTTATTTAAGTTATGTCAAGAGGTGTTAAGAGAAGACTCAGTAATAAATGAACAAAGCAAACTCCCTTCCTTCAGCTCCTGAACATGGATGAGATGTTTCTAAGCCTTATGGATAATTGTGTCCAAAATCCCTTTGGGATGCTGATGGCATCTGTCACCCTTTTCAGTCATAATACGACTTCCAGTTTATTTTGTTAAGGAAGTGATTTATGCAAGAGGGCCTTAATTTTGGCCGTGTCCCTCTATttgtttcacagcagaaaaaatggTTAATATCCACGATATTCAGTAAAACATTTGGATGCTATATATTATACCTGTAATGTAAGCTAAGGCTGTCTGTTGCTGAGTTTGATACACAACTTTGCACTTCTTACTGTATTTACCTGGATAAGCACATTTGCTGTTTGCTCTGCCAGTCATGACCTGACACAAAACCTGCCAACATGCCTGTGGCAGAATACAGCTGTAAACACACAATCACACTGGAAGCAAACACCATTAAGTCTCAGTCCATTAATCCTCAGTTATCTAGATCACAGGTAAAAACTGGCTTGGAAAGAAGCCAACGTGGGTCCAGCACAGCTTACTAGCTCAGCTACAGTAAAGGAGTGAAGCTATACAactgccagcccagctcagccctacAGCAAGTTAGCTAaatctttttgctttgaaagagTTCCCAAGTTAACAGACATGCTCTGATGAGAGATACCTGAGAGAAAGCTGTCTGAACCAAGCTCAGGACTCCCCAGCTGGGCAATCCCTCACAAAACTGACTGTATTCTACCACCATGCACAGTGAACCTAGTTCTGGCAGACTGTCAGACAGCACAAAATAGAAGTCTACAGACTAAACAGCATTACAaaactgtaacatttttaaGACAGATGCTTCTTGAGAGAGGTGCCAAGAAAAACAGTAACTCACAAGGTGCAGGCAATACCGCTTGTAACTTGTTAGATGTGttcagtattaaaaattaacaaggAAAAttagcaaagattttttttacctttcctgTTGTTATGTTCTTCATTCTGTGCTACAGAAAAACACAATGCTTCCTTCTGATGAGAGAAGTTTGTTTCTTCGCCAGGAGCTGAAGTATCGTGCTGGCCactgagtcttctcttctttgTCAATGGTTCTTCTCCCTCAGATTTCATACTGGGGTTAGGCAGATGAAAGCAAGAGCTTTGCGTGAAGTTATCAAGCTGCCAATTAGAGTTCTGAAATTGTCTCCAAGGTCCAAAAACCAGAGGGAGTCTCCAGTTTGCAGAGAAATCAGCTGGAACAGGAAGTGGGAACGAGGCCCAGGGATAGTGTCCGGCCCATCTCATACAGCTGGGAACTGGGCTGTTCAAGGTGAGTATCTGAGAACCGTTCCAGTGGGCGATCCAGTCTCTGCCCAGCCTCTGTACATGACGGGGCAGCATGGAGTGCCTACCAAAGAAAGCACAGGTTTCATTACCTACACACAACTACATCTGTCTGTGGAAGGCTGTAGATACAAGTCATTCTGGTCGTGATTTATATATGATATTCTTTCCCTACAAGTTAACAGGTACAAGATATTAAAACCTTTTTAGATATTGTGGCAGCGTGCTGTCCCCCGCCACCCTTCAATCCTGACCTTTATTTCCATAATACTCAAGTGTTAACCACCAGTGGCAGCAGAAACAGTGTGTCTGGTCCTGATGGCTGTATGTGACTCAAAGTGAATTCAGGGGAGACAGCAACATGACAGCCAAGTGCTAATTTGAACAATGCGCCCACCTAAGAGGGGTGGTCAGGGTCCAACTCAAACCAAGTTTGAAAAAAACTAACTTCTGTAGTCAGTATGCAAATATAAGTCAATTATCTTACTCCATAGTGGACAGCCCAGAACCCATTGAGCTCTCCTGCACGACAGGATCTTCCCTTGTGCAGGGACGCCTCTCAAGGTTCTCCTAGAGGCTGAGAAACTCCTTGCTGCCACAGATTCTTAGTAAGTGCTTAAGAGCatgctaaactttgaaatcttagctaagcGGTATAAAGGATTGATTACATACATATAATCCTTTAGGTATAAACTGTTGACCAAATCTGAGACTAAGTCTGGATCTAGTGGCACCTAAACTTCCCTCTGAGAAGGAGTGTAGGAGGCAAGGGGATCCCTTCTGAACCTCACAAGTCAATGCATCTCCCTGACAGCTctgtctgaccctgtcctctgtgcaggAAGCAATCAAATGTACCTTGCCATCAAATCCTGTTAAACCGCTGTTGCATTTACTATCGAACTTCGTTAAACCTCATTTTATACCAATAAATATATCACTGCTGCTCTTTTATGAGTGAAGTGCATCTCTTCATCTACAACAGATACATATAAGATATTTAAACCTTTATCTGAATGACATGCAAAGCAGGACTTTATAAAGCCATCTtgtatcttttttcccttcagactTACAAATTCCATTTAATTTCCAAACTCTACCTGTCTGAATAACTATTTACaatttctttcctgccttgTTGAATTCAACTATCAGATCTTTCAAGTGGTCAGTGGAATGACAAAAGGCCATTTCTGCATGCCACATAAACTTTATGAGAAGgctatttgaaagaaatcagaaaagcacTTTCCTCCAAGCAGCCAGAAATTTGTTTAAAGAGCCACTGACCTGGCTTGAACCAAAATGCCAACAAGACAGGGAAACAGAAGTACAAAACTCTCATGGAGTCTCTCGCACCAGCTTATAGACtaaatctgtattattttttttttccacgcAGGAAAAGCGCAGGTTAGTGGTTAATGCCATGAAAataaggtgggtttttttctcctcttttttttccggaaaaaaagagttaaaattTGCGTCTCAACAAGAGAGGCTGACCGGCATCCATCTGCCTCAGCTTCCTGGTTGTTTAACCAAGAGCGCGTACCTGGAGTTTCCAAGCAGACACCACGGGCCGTGCCGAGCTGAACTGCAGTGGGAGCCTCCCACTGCCCCTCGGCTTCGCCAGCCAGCCTGAGCACAACTCCCAGCAAAACCAGCTCGTCCTGGAGCAGCGCTTCCCACCGCAGCGCTCCAGAAGCGGCCGGGCAGCCGGATAAGCAAAGCGCAGCCCTGGGCACCACGACGGAGCCGAGGAAGCGCTGCCGCTCCTTCGCAAAACCCCCTCGAAACTCCAGTTTTGCGGAAAAGCGCTGGGGAGGCCTCCCTGCCCGaaagcccagccccagcccggtacttccccaccaccacctacCGCCGGCAAAGGCGAACCCCTAACCCGCGCCCTGTTGTTTACCGCGGCCCTGCGCCGGCTAATGGCGGGTATTTCGGACAAGCAGCTGCCATCACTCCCGAGttccccgcccgcccggccgctCCCGGGCCCCCACACCCTGACGGGCCGCGGAGCTGCCACCCGCCGCGGGGAGCCCCCGCCCAGGCCGCCTCGGCCTGCAGTGGCGCCGGGCCGcgggggcaggagggcaggccGCCGCCGCACCGGCCCCGCGGCTCCGCGCACAACAGTGCCGGGGCGGCTGCCGGGCCCGGGCGCGGCCTAGCGCTCCCCCGACCCCCGCTTACCTCCCGGCGGGCCCGGGAGTGGGCCCGGCCCAGGGGGGCCCCGCTATCGGCTCcgcgcagcccctgcccccccggggGGGGTCACGCCAGGGCAGCGCCAgctccgcccgccgccgcgctgcggCCCCCCCGCTTACCCCACACGGGCGGCGGCCGCACCCGCCCTCTCGCTTGCTCCTGGGACTTGTAGTCCAAGGGCCGGTGCCGCGTCCCGGAGCCATATTTGATCAGGGAGGCCAGGGCCGAAGCCGGGCCGCCATCTTGGGCCAGGGCGGGGCCAGGGACAGCCCCTTCCCTCGGCGGGAGGCGGCCTGCTGTACGCCTCAGCCCCTGGCAGCGCCCGCTGGGCGGTGCGGCGAGGGCGGGTGGTGGGCTGCCTGACTTCAGGCTTTTGATTCTTTTGAATGGACGTAACGCTGTGCCAATGCCGTAGTTTCCATATGTAGCATTCTGCCCAGGGTTACCGTGTGTCCCCGTAGGGCCAAAGGGTCTCAAGGAGGAGCCGTCGTGTGTTTCAAAGTGCTATTTCAGGCTAGCAGCACCATGTTCACTGCTTGtagaacaacaaaacccacacacctGAGGTGGTATTTTAACATTCTCGGGTTAAAATGCACCTGACAATGCTCTGCTGAGGAGACC
This genomic interval from Falco cherrug isolate bFalChe1 chromosome 13, bFalChe1.pri, whole genome shotgun sequence contains the following:
- the ANGEL2 gene encoding protein angel homolog 2 isoform X4; this encodes MLPRHVQRLGRDWIAHWNGSQILTLNSPVPSCMRWAGHYPWASFPLPVPADFSANWRLPLVFGPWRQFQNSNWQLDNFTQSSCFHLPNPSMKSEGEEPLTKKRRLSGQHDTSAPGEETNFSHQKEALCFSVAQNEEHNNRKGTVRRHWEYFCQHSRTMKIFENKETDQSNTESEAKFDFTVMSYNILSQNLLEDNSHLYKHCRQRLLIWTYRFPNILQEIKQLDADVLCLQEVQEDHYRAEIKSSLESLGYHCEYKMRTGRKPDGCAICFKTSKFSLISSNPVEFFRHDIPLLDRDNVGLVLLLQPRFHCKTNAAICIANTHLLYNPRRGDIKLTQLAMLLAEIASVAPQKDGTFCPIIICGDFNSVPGSPLYRFIKEGKLNYEGLAIGKVSGQEQFPRGQRILPIPIWPKKLGISQNCVYEIKQQQKEENAGEKLKAAKLDNAQEIVMASEKLSSKLQHHFKLSSVYSHYFPETGIPEVTTCHSRSAVTVDYIFYSAANDDTAAQSDGPAPVK
- the ANGEL2 gene encoding protein angel homolog 2 isoform X2; this encodes MLPRHVQRLGRDWIAHWNGSQILTLNSPVPSCMRWAGHYPWASFPLPVPADFSANWRLPLVFGPWRQFQNSNWQLDNFTQSSCFHLPNPSMKSEGEEPLTKKRRLSGQHDTSAPGEETNFSHQKEALCFSVAQNEEHNNRKGTVRRHWEYFCQHSRTMKIFENKETDQSNTESEAKFDFTVMSYNILSQNLLEDNSHLYKHCRQRLLIWTYRFPNILQEIKQLDADVLCLQEVQEDHYRAEIKSSLESLGYHCEYKMRTGRKPDGCAICFKTSKFSLISSNPVEFFRHDIPLLDRDNVGLVLLLQPRFHCKTNAAICIANTHLLYNPRRGDIKLTQLAMLLAEIASVAPQKDGTFCPIIICGDFNSVPGSPLYRFIKEGKLNYEGLAIGKVSGQEQFPRGQRILPIPIWPKKLGISQNCVYEIKQQQKEENAGEKLKAAKLDNAQEIVMASEKLSSKLQHHFKLSSVYSHYFPETGIPEVTTCHSRSAVTVDYIFYSAANDDTAAQSVAISAWRQELRLQKSRNESGT
- the ANGEL2 gene encoding protein angel homolog 2 isoform X1, translated to MLPRHVQRLGRDWIAHWNGSQILTLNSPVPSCMRWAGHYPWASFPLPVPADFSANWRLPLVFGPWRQFQNSNWQLDNFTQSSCFHLPNPSMKSEGEEPLTKKRRLSGQHDTSAPGEETNFSHQKEALCFSVAQNEEHNNRKGTVRRHWEYFCQHSRTMKIFENKETDQSNTESEAKFDFTVMSYNILSQNLLEDNSHLYKHCRQRLLIWTYRFPNILQEIKQLDADVLCLQEVQEDHYRAEIKSSLESLGYHCEYKMRTGRKPDGCAICFKTSKFSLISSNPVEFFRHDIPLLDRDNVGLVLLLQPRFHCKTNAAICIANTHLLYNPRRGDIKLTQLAMLLAEIASVAPQKDGTFCPIIICGDFNSVPGSPLYRFIKEGKLNYEGLAIGKVSGQEQFPRGQRILPIPIWPKKLGISQNCVYEIKQQQKEENAGEKLKAAKLDNAQEIVMASEKLSSKLQHHFKLSSVYSHYFPETGIPEVTTCHSRSAVTVDYIFYSAANDDTAAQSGAEDSFHGGLKLLGRLALLTEKDLWTVNGLPNENNSSDHLPLLAEFRLIER
- the ANGEL2 gene encoding protein angel homolog 2 isoform X3; translation: MLPRHVQRLGRDWIAHWNGSQILTLNSPVPSCMRWAGHYPWASFPLPVPADFSANWRLPLVFGPWRQFQNSNWQLDNFTQSSCFHLPNPSMKSEGEEPLTKKRRLSGQHDTSAPGEETNFSHQKEALCFSVAQNEEHNNRKGTVRRHWEYFCQHSRTMKIFENKETDQSNTESEAKFDFTVMSYNILSQNLLEDNSHLYKHCRQRLLIWTYRFPNILQEIKQLDADVLCLQEVQEDHYRAEIKSSLESLGYHCEYKMRTGRKPDGCAICFKTSKFSLISSNPVEFFRHDIPLLDRDNVGLVLLLQPRFHCKTNAAICIANTHLLYNPRRGDIKLTQLAMLLAEIASVAPQKDGTFCPIIICGDFNSVPGSPLYRFIKEGKLNYEGLAIGKVSGQEQFPRGQRILPIPIWPKKLGISQNCVYEIKQQQKEENAGEKLKAAKLDNAQEIVMASEKLSSKLQHHFKLSSVYSHYFPETGIPEVTTCHSRSAVTVDYIFYSAANDDTAAQSEGHFSDGPAPVK